A single Aspergillus puulaauensis MK2 DNA, chromosome 7, nearly complete sequence DNA region contains:
- a CDS encoding putative endo-1,4-beta-xylanase (CAZy:GH10;~COG:G;~EggNog:ENOG410PKIH;~InterPro:IPR017853,IPR001000;~PFAM:PF00331;~antiSMASH:Cluster_7.4;~go_function: GO:0004553 - hydrolase activity, hydrolyzing O-glycosyl compounds [Evidence IEA];~go_process: GO:0005975 - carbohydrate metabolic process [Evidence IEA]): protein MRLNSPGVAVMAFAGLVMSARHHHPRGLNTAVNEKGKEWFGTALTVRKDEAERRLLDNTAEFGSVTPENAMKWDLTEPTQNHFEWEAADAVVDVAVANGQQIHCHNLVWHSRLPCWVVNGKWDNATLIGVMTNHIKNVAGKYKGKCSRWDVVNEAINDNGTFRDSVWYRTIGEAFIPIAFRAAAEADPGAKLYYNDFDLEYGNNKTEGARRIVELIQSYGVQIDGVGFQAHLSSEITATSPRTVPSKEDLINTLESFTGLGVDVAYTELDIRMNLPPTEEKLKVQADDWAKVVGSCMAVDRCVGMTVWGFSDKYNWLPQFYPGEGAAVLWDENFQKKPAYEAVVDTINAEA from the exons ATGCGTCTGAATTCTCCCGGTGTGGCTGTGATGGCCTTCGCTGGCCTAGTCATGTCTGCacgccaccaccaccc GCGCGGATTGAACACAGCAGTCAATGAGAAAGGCAAGGAATGGTTCGGCACTGCACTGACAGTCCGCAAAGACGAAGCCGAGCGCCGTCTACTCGACAATACAGCGGAATTTGGTTCTGTCACCCCGGAGAATGCCATGAAATGGGATTTGACAGAGCCCACTCAAAACCACTTCGAATGGGAAGCCGCAGATGCCGTGGTTGATGTTGCCGTGGCAAATGGGCAGCAAATCCACTGCCACAACTTGGTCTGGCACAGCAGACTTCCCTGTTGGGTCGTGAACGGCAAATGGGACAACGCGACTTTGATCGGCGTTATGACGAATCATATTAAGAATGTCGCTGGTAAATACAAAGGCAAATGTTCCCGATGGGACGTTGTCAACGAGG CCATTAATGACAATGGTACTTTTCGAGATTCCGTCTGGTACCGAACTATTGGAGAGGCGTTCATCCCAATTGCCTTTCGCGCTGCTGCCGAGGCGGATCCAGGGGCTAAACTCTACTATAACGATTTTGACCTGGAGTATGGCAACAATAAGACCGAAGGCGCACGCCGGATCGTGGAGCTAATTCAGTCCTATGGTGTTCAAATCGATGGTGTCGGCTTCCAGGCTCATTTGTCCTCTGAAATCACTGCCACTTCACCACGCACAGTTCCTTCCAAGGAAGATTTGATTAATACCCTGGAGTCGTTTACCGGTCTCGGTGTCGATGTGGCGTATACTGAGCTTGATATCCGCATGAATCTACCGCCGACTGAAGAGAAGTTGAAGGTGCAGGCTGATGACTGGGCCAAAGTGGTTGGTTCTTGCATGGCGGTGGATCGATGCGTGGGGATGACTGTTTGG GGATTCTCCGACAAGTATAATTGGCTTCCTCAGTTCTATccgggagaaggagctgctgtcCTGTGGGATGAAAATTTccagaagaagccagcgTACGAAGCGGTCGTCGATACGATTAATGCCGAGGCGTAG
- a CDS encoding uncharacterized protein (TransMembrane:2 (i144-167o179-202i);~antiSMASH:Cluster_7.4), with amino-acid sequence MADRYTFRPLSDQGSPESPWAADASRSSRKIIVWDTPTDSSCMVVLVNEQVKQLFRQVLGRPNSSAARSILANFPTIPEPSWAACLQEVLPVQYLLVALKELTVVAPHHLDVRQAVQEAGMLVKDEALKFIQAMPREETYSNPMATIMAMDCFLALGLHVPTFYLVAKGFLLDFLDDSGGAMLLLRGFDGGMYSAQFSFLMFKNVLNYYRHNKPGALNP; translated from the exons ATGGCTGACCGATACACATTTCGTCCCCTTTCAGACCAG GGCTCCCCGGAATCTCCATGGGCTGCCGATGCCTCTCGGAGTTCCCGCAAGATCATCGTTTGGGACACGCCGACTGACTCTTCATGCATGGTCGTTCTGGTCAACGAACAAGTCAAACAATTGTTCCGCCAGGTACTGGGACGCCCGAATTCATCCGCCGCCCGATCAATCCTAGCAAATTTCCCAACAATCCCCGAGCCAAGCTGGGCCGCTTGTTTACAAGAGGTCCTTCCAGTGCAATACCTTCTCGTCGCGCTGAAAGAGCTCACCGTGGTGGCACCACACCATCTCGACGTTCGACAAGCTGTACAAGAAGCCGGCATGCTAGTAAAGGACGAGGCATTGAAGTTTATCCAGGCTATGCCCCGAGAAGAGACTTATTCAAATCCAATGGCTACTATCATGGCGATGGACTGCTTTTTGGCACTGGGGCTCCATGTGCCAACATTCTACCTCGTCGCCAAGGGCTTCCTGCTTGATTTTCTGGATGACTCCGGAGGAGCGATGTTGCTTCTCAGAGGCTTTGATGGTGGCATGTACTCAGCTCAGTTCTCATTTTTGATGTTCAAGAACGTGCTAAATTACTACCGCCACAATAAACCCGGAGCGCTGAATCCGTAG
- a CDS encoding uncharacterized protein (COG:Q;~EggNog:ENOG410PJRV;~InterPro:IPR001128,IPR017972,IPR002401,IPR036396;~PFAM:PF00067;~SMCOG1034:cytochrome P450;~TransMembrane:1 (o12-38i);~antiSMASH:Cluster_7.4;~go_function: GO:0005506 - iron ion binding [Evidence IEA];~go_function: GO:0016705 - oxidoreductase activity, acting on paired donors, with incorporation or reduction of molecular oxygen [Evidence IEA];~go_function: GO:0020037 - heme binding [Evidence IEA];~go_process: GO:0055114 - oxidation-reduction process [Evidence IEA]), with translation MNSPPKTNPLLQHVSVVAVLKFAAVVFLFIVTGICWAYRNRGFWASSSANEKWIGGPKGKPFIGNAQELQVRGAASCKAWWSLYQRYGPAYELTLPFFRMHVINHPTYLEHIQKHNNKNYIRGNFNRNVFRELHRTGIFVSDGKEWQLQRKAALRVFSKQNFDNHITRTLHRWLDILLQLLSNLAKEQKTFDFQDLMGRFMICIFLSMAFHEDELALEVMSESPESLQTTPDYVKAFDEATHLFDRRRRDPLWRMTERLSGEDKITKRAVRLFYERIDGFIKKRLDAMENGYKPNPDAGLDLLDIFIQSTTDIYTLGGMVFAFLSAGRDTTAFTITWFMKEIHHRENKHLDAVKKMQTEAQELGFTNTFLEYGDTSKLRFTNAMWDETVRLDTVSPAGQIEAAGDDILPAVPELNMPARHIKKGDVVTYQNYVLSRMPEVWGEDATVFNPLRWFKDNGESISYSPFKYHSWNAGPRSCLGRALATYEGIAITTAILQRFDVILENHSKTYEPLAAMNMGIKDGLLMRVRERCQQT, from the exons ATGAATAGTCCACCCAAAACCAACCCGTTGCTCCAACATGTCTCGGTGGTTGCAGTATTGAAATTCGCTGCCGTGGTTTTCCTGTTTATAGTCACCG GAATCTGCTGGGCTTACCGCAACAGGGGCTTCTGggcatcctcctcagccAACGAAAAATGGATTGGTGGTCCAAAAGGCAAGCCTTTCATAGGAAATGCCCAGGAACTCCAGGTCCGCGGCGCTGCAAGCTGCAAGGCTTGGTGGTCTCTTTACCAGCGATACGGCCCTGCCTACGAGCTGACACTCCCTTTCTTCCGCATGCATGTTATCAATCATCCTACATACCTTGAGCATATCCAAAAGCACAACAATAAAAACTACATACGTGGTAACTTCAACCGGAATGTATTCAGGGAGTTACATAGAACCGGCATCTTTGTCTCTGATGGCAAAGAGTGGCAATTACAGCGCAAGGCGGCCCTTCGAGTATTCAGCAAACAGAATTTTGACAATCACATCACGCGAACCCTCCATCGCTGGCTTGATATTCTGCTGCAACTTCTCTCTAATTTAGCCAAGGAGCAAAAGACATTCGATTTCCAGGATTTAATGGGACGCTTTATGATCTGTATTTTCCTCAGTATGGCATTCCACGAGGACGAGCTCGCTCTGGAGGTCATGTCAGAGAGCCCCGAGAGTCTCCAGACTACGCCGGATTATGTCAAAGCCTTCGATGAGGCCACCCACT TGTTTGATAGACGAAGGCGTGATCCGCTATGGAGGATGACTGAAAGGCTTTCTGGCGAGGACAAGATAACAAAGAGAGCCGTGCGCCTGTTCTACGAGCGGATTGATGGTTTTATCAAAAAGCGGCTTGACGCGATGGAGAATGGCTATAAGCCAAACCCAGACGCGGGACTTGATCTTCTGGACATATTCATACAGTCAACAACTGATATATATACGCTGGGCGGAATGGTGTTCGCGTTCTTGTCCGCTGGCC GAGATACGACTGCATTTACCATCACATGGTTTATGAAGGAGATTCACCATAGAGAAAACAAACATCTTGATGCTGTGAAAAAGATGCAAACAGAGGCCCAGGAACTTGGCTTTACAAATACCTTCCTTGAATACGGGGATACGTCG AAATTACGCTTTACGAATGCCATGTGGGACGAAACCGTTCGCCTTGACACTGTTTCTCCAGCTGGCCAGATAGAGGCGGCGGGAGATGATATTCTTCCGGCAGTGCCCGAACTCAATATGCCTGCCCGACATATTAAAAA GGGTGACGTAGTAACCTACCAAAATTATGTTCTCTCTCGCATGCCTGAAGTCTGGGGAGAAGACGCCACCGTCTTCAATCCTCTCCGATGGTTTAAAGACAACGGCGAAAGTATTTCGTACAGCCCTTTCA AGTATCATTCTTGGAATGCTGGGCCGCGCAGCTGTCTCGGACGCGCTCTTGCCACGTACGAGGGCATCGCCATCACAACTGCCATTCTCCAGCGGTTCGATGTCATCCTTGAGAATCACAGCAAGACATACGAGCCACTTGCTGCTATGAATATG GGAATCAAAGACGGCTTGCTCATGCGGGTGAGAGAAAGGTGTCAGCAAACTTAG
- a CDS encoding uncharacterized protein (COG:S;~EggNog:ENOG410PK05;~InterPro:IPR011042;~TransMembrane:1 (o6-29i);~antiSMASH:Cluster_7.4), translating to MEWRGYLYLAVLLALLGTNLPISLIGGLIGKTQIDKETLLRWADRMPLNNENCVVSKVADACEDVAIHYATNTAFLACGNGKERALWYPGAGMRSAKQRSEVSFRESLFKYDFRSGETVELVVVGLDGDFVTHGIDLFQLPNVENKIHVFAVRHAREGDSVSIFEHELGSNVVRLIRDVKHPGIKTANGVAAVGELQVTDTNPANDGPLRHLEEWIGPFDWSTDVQHCDASQEVVRCRQVTPRFPGANGLAVSDGQMFVGDARNGTVTIYRLGTEQAAKFERQIVLGAAADNLKVIPATGDVIATVFPNIENLALYLRNTEKLGKEMPVPSAALRLRKDRDFEPELFYFDDGGVLSHMTSMAVDAYNEVAIGGSVLQTGGFAVCKLSKATVRALA from the exons ATGGAGTGGAGAGGCTATCTCTATTTGGCAGTGCTGCTGGCCCTACTGGGGACGAACCTGCCCATCAGTCTCATTGGCGGCCTGATCGGGAAAACACAAATTGACAAAGAAACGCTTCTTCGTTGGGCCGACCGTATGCCGCTCAACAATGAGAACTGCGTTGTAAGCAAAGTGGCTGACGCTTGTGAGGACGTCGCAATCCACTACGCGACCAACACAGCCTTCCTAGCCTGCGGCAATGGAAAGGAGCGCGCGCTGTGGTATCCTGGGGCCGGAATGCGTTCTGCGAAGCAGCGCTCGGAAGTGTCTTTTCGGGAGTCTTTATTCAAGTATGATTTTCGATCAGGCGAAACAGTGGAGCTGGTAGTTGTGGGACTGGACGGTGATTTTGTAACGCATGGAATTGACCTATTCCAGTTGCCTAATGTTGAGAACAAG ATTCATGTCTTTGCCGTCCGCCATGCAAGAGAAGGCGACTCAGTCAGCATATTTGAGCATGAGCTTGGCTCCAATGTCGTCAGGCTGATACGAGATGTCAAACACCCTGGTATCAAAACTGCCAATGGCGTTGCGGCCGTTGGAGAACTGCAAGTTACCGATACTAACCCTGCCAATGA CGGGCCCCTGCGACATCTAGAGGAATGGATCGGGCCGTTTGACTGGTCGACTGATGTGCAGCACTGCGATGCGTCACAAGAG GTGGTTCGGTGTCGGCAAGTGACGCCGAGATTTCCGGGTGCAAATGGACTCGCAGTGTCTGACGGTCAGATGTTCGTGGGCGATGCCAGAAATGGGACCGTAACAATCTATCGTCTTGGTACGGAACAGGCAGCAAAGTTTGAGCGGCAGATT GTGCTCGGGGCCGCTGCAGATAACCTAAAAGTCATTCCCGCGACGGGAGACGTCATCGCCACCG TCTTCCCAAACATTGAGAACCTGGCCCTCTACCTGCGGAATACGGAGAAACTTGGCAAGGAGATGCCCGTCCCTTCGGCGGCACTGCGGCTGCGCAAAGATCGGGACTTTGAGCCAGAGCTATTTTATTTTGATGACGGGGGCGTGCTGAGTCATATGACAAGCATGGCTGTCGATGCATATAATGAGGTTGCTATCGGCGGATCCGTGCTGCAGACTGGCGGATTTGCTGTTTGTAAATTATCAAAGGCGACAGTCAGGGCTTTGGCTTAG